A genomic segment from Synechococcales cyanobacterium T60_A2020_003 encodes:
- a CDS encoding DUF1345 domain-containing protein, whose amino-acid sequence MYFAFTIGMTSQTSDIVVSTRPMRRLVLLHAIVSFFFYAVILATTINTIVSLF is encoded by the coding sequence ATGTACTTTGCATTTACAATCGGCATGACTTCGCAAACGTCCGATATTGTTGTTAGCACTCGCCCCATGAGACGGCTCGTCTTGCTCCATGCCATAGTCTCATTTTTCTTCTATGCGGTAATTCTTGCCACCACAATTAATACGATTGTCAGCTTGTTTTAA